Below is a genomic region from Triticum dicoccoides isolate Atlit2015 ecotype Zavitan chromosome 5A, WEW_v2.0, whole genome shotgun sequence.
CACGCATAAGACAGACTACAAAGCAGAATGATGTGCATAGCTTCCCACATATGTGCAAAATCTGTTTCTAGTTCACTATGGAATACCATTTTATGAAAAATGGTTCAGGAGTTTGCAATCCCAGTTCTCGTGTACCACTCATATGCATATATAGATATTATACTTCTTTATCAATTTAGATGTACTCCGTTAGTAGTAACTAGGTACTTATTAATTGCAATGTCCAGTTATAAAATATGGAGAAGAAAGCAGCATAAGATTTGCAATACAAGTGCTACTTCATGTTTTGACTTCAGACACAAATTTAAGGAAATAAATTACAGCTCAACAGATGAAGATTGATGTTGAAAGGGACATTTTGAGTAAATTTGCATCACGTACCGATCAACTTCAACCAGTGATCTCAGCTTCCTCGAAGTAGGAGAAGTGTAGTACCTGAAACCAAGATAAAGGGCATTACGGTAATTACAGCAGCTGTAGCAAGGGTACATGTTACATTACAATAATGAAATGAGGTTTTTTAGGACAGATATTGTCTATTACTCCCTCTGACGTTTTAAGTCTTTAGTGACCTAaaatgtcttacatttgtttacagagggagtatatcattACAAGAATGTTAAAAATGCAAGCCCAGAAATTTCCACATTAATCAAGAGGACAAGAGAAGATCTACCCTACCTATTTTGGTGGGTCCAAAATTATGACCATGTAGATTTATTAGTTTATTTGTGCAACCCTATCATTTGCTAAATTCAGCAGAAGGTAGATGATTTAATTTACCACCAAAATATACCATTTGAATGAAAATGGAATGCTGTTCTGGAACAACATGAAATGTCCGTTAACTAAAGCCTCTCATCTTTGCAGCCTATATTACTTGTGTGATGAGAACTAAGTGGATCTTTCCACCTATTCTACGTTTTCCACCGCCTTCTGTCGCCTTAATTTCCATATGCGCCATACATGAATCCAATCAGCAGTTGTTTTTAGTGATGCTGCCGGATCAACTAAAGTTATTGGTCTCCTCTCCAATAATCGATAGCAATGTCAACGCGAAAAAATCTCCTCGAGAAAGATGTTTACACAGCAAAATGTCATCATGGAGTGTCAAACTGATAGGCTGTCAGCATAAACTAATCCTTTTATGAACTTGCTTCAGAATAGAATCAGGAGTTCAGGACAGCACTGAAACCTAGACTGACCATGCCAATGCACTATTAGCCAAGTGGCCAACTTACAAGGGGCTGGCAAAACTTCAAGGGATGGCAAAAACTGAAAAAATGTGCGGTATGATTCACTGATGCAGAAAATCAGTACTCCGCGGCTCAACACATAGAAGACTAATTATTCCCAGCCTCAAGAAGGCGACTACAGAAACATGTCGATAATAAATGGGCTCTCATGCTTACGGCCATATTTCCTTGGTTCATCCGAAGTAACAAGAAGCAGCAGAATTGGCTCTTTCATACAAGTTATGCACCGCCAAAGATGCTAAGGGTAACTAAGCAACTAGTGTGATATAAACTAGCACAAACTAAGCATCCATACAACAATCTAACATTTTGATGCGGAAAGGTCCCCTTCACTTCCCTGGAGTTCAGGGGGGGTCAACTCGGAGATCACCGTTAGGAAAAAGTAACATGATATGCTTGGTACTTTCTATATTCCCGACTTGAACTCTTCGTAACTGAGACATAAATGGTTTATGTGTGCAACTTAGAAAAGGTGTGGTGTAGAAACAAATACAAATGTGCGGGTTAATTGGCTGATTTTCTGTTATTTCCATGCGCATTAAAAACTGATTTTAACATATAGAGATAAAGTGGCAGGCAATTAAAAAAAATCAATGTACTTGCAGAAATAGCCTGACAAGTAAATAAAGGTAGTGACAGAAAAGCATCACTCACACATCAGCAAATTTGGTGCCTCCTTCACCTCTTATTCTAATCTGCCTTTCCCATCCAGCAGGAGGCTGTGCAATATTGGGTTTGTCGATAGCCCAGAGTCTGCTTCCATCCTGAGAAATATCTTCTTGATCATCGCATGTTACATCAGGTTTCCATTCACAGGCTCGTTCGCAGTCAAAAGGTTCCTGTATAATATGCTCGCGTATTTCTTCATACTTCTCTTTCGTTGGAATAAGTCTCCATTTGAAGCACCTAGCACATTGGATAGTGAATGCCCCAATACATGGCGATCCACGGTATGACACGTTGGAAGCAGCTGATTGCTGCAATGGGGAACTGTCTTCTCCAAATTCATCTTGCACTTTATCTACTGTTCCAAACTTCAAACCAGGCGTTTTATCTGATGCAGTTTCAGACGGAAGCTCGTCATTCTCAAATTGGTGGCCGTCTGTACCAGACAAACTAGTACGGCTCTTCTTCAATGGTTGGGGAGATTTAGAACTGTCCATAGGTTCTGCAAGAGATTGCCTGCACAACTTCCAAATTATTAGGGCCTAAGTACCTGCAGTTGGTATCCATAATCATAAGAACTCCGTGATGTAACAAATATGATGTGGATGCAAATTTAATAGAAAGCAGATGCCCAGCCCACTGATAGATATCAACAAGAAGATAACTCGAATTAACTGCACAAAAAAGCTAAACAAAATGAAGTTGTTCTGTCTTCCAACAATAATTTTGAACGTTGTCCAACTATGTGTGATAATACCAGTATTAGCCACGAGGCTCCCAAGTACATAATGATCACGTAAGTGTAACTTGGATGAAATATTACAATCATTGTGCAAATTACATGCTCAGCCTTTGGACAAGTGTAAACAATAGAGTGAACAGAGAATGTTGCACATGAGATCGGATAATTTTTACTTCTGTAATACAATAGAAACGTAAAAACCAGATAGAGATGGACTTGTTCCAAACCCACACAAATTTAGAACGGATAACCAAGTGAAACATGATCGTTTACTAATCAATAAAAATTTCTTCAGGTGCATTTGCTAACCCAAGTTTGGTCTAATTTATACTGTATACTGTAGTACGTATAACACCCAAGAAAACCATCATGTTCCAAAAATACTTATCATTTTTCAAAGGAAaacaatactccctccatcccataatataagatgttattacaattgatatatgagtatattggttgtaataacatcttatattatgggacggagggagtacatatgatTTTTCAAGTTTTCAATCCCAATATTTAAAATGATATTAGCAAACTGGCAGTCAAAGTTTTTTTTTACTGAAGGTATGTCCAAAACGCCCCTTATTTGTGAACTGGGGGTAGTAGTTCAACAATAATGCAGTAACTTTAAGCCTCAGCTTAGCACACAAATTCGCAATCTTCTTGGTTTCCCTTTACAACAGATGAACAGGCTGTCAGTTGCAGATATTTTTCTTCACACTTCCAAATCATCCTTCAACAAGTCCTATTTTACTATAACATGTTAACATCTATAACTTCACAGTGGGTGTAACAGAAAAGAAATTTCAGTTGTCAGAGACACCTACATGAAAGTAACTTGAATTGCAGTGCAGGTCACTGCAGAGCAACACAAGCATCACTCCAACTAACAAACCAGATTGTTTTAGTAGATTGGTCCATGTATACATGCATATGCTCCCACACGCCAGTCCTCAGGACCAAGCATCTGTAATGACACTTTCCATGGTGGGGGCGTTTGTTTGGCTAGAAACAAGTACAACAGGGTCAGGTGAGGCTAAAGGAGGAGCATACAGAGTGGGAGTTTGGAAGTCAGGACGGTAGTAGCAACTATAAAATATATGGTTTGGAGAGTCGATTCTGCAGATGCAACCATGGATGGGAATGTAATTGATAAAATGCTAATCTGGAATCCAGAAGAATGTGGATGAGAAGTGCGCATGAGGAAAGGGCCAACAGTGATGCCAGTGCTAGAGTTTTAGATTTACAATATCGCTTAGTAGCTGCTTCTATAACTAGTGGATTCATAAATATATCCATCGTTTTGCCAAGTCATGTCTGTGTTACTAAGATGGCTAGTAAATGGTGTGTGCATAGCACGTAGGGGCAAAGTGCTTAAGAATTTACAACACTCgaaacaattatatatatataatttttctgGAACTTTTTTAATTGACCATACTAATTTTGCTTCCTTTCGTAAGAATTGGATGAGTGTAGAATGTCAAAGTACGGTAGGCGTGATTCAAAATGTAGCATGAATACCCAGCCAAGTGTAACGCAGAACTGCTGCTATATGCACGAAGACAGCAGATTGTGCTCCGGTGCATCGTAGCTGACTGTCATTAACCACTTTTATTTATTTTAGCTATTCACTAGTACTCTGTATGGGCCAACAGGGCAGGAAGCATGGTAGCGCAGTTCAATTGTGGTGTAGGCTTGTGAGTCGTTTCGACTGCCTTTTCCGCATGTGGGACCAGTGCTCTGTGCGAACGCAAGCCGTCAGATGAAATACAAACACAGCCCACATTGCAGGGATTCGCTCATGTCTCACCGTCCGATTCATTCAATCAATGGCCAAAACTGCTCCTACTTTAGCAGGAACACCTTAGATGCAGGCTAAATCCAGATTCAACAACTGGTGTACTATATATAGATTAAACAATCTGGGCGGCTTAAGCGAACTGACTAGGTTAGAACACAAAGCACTCGCCGCAATTACACTTTCCACTACtacgtatgtaccaatagctagagCCCGATCTGGCGATGCAGTACCTTCGCCCGCTGCTGCATCCTGTCCAGCCGGCCACCGCCCGGATCAATGACAACAAGGCGGCAGATCTGGAAAGGAGGGAAGCGGGGGCGACGATTCCAGCGACTGGAAGGCTTTGTTTTGGCGGCAACGGTGCCCGCCGACGGACTCGCCAGAGGCGGCTTCAATTCACTATATTGTGGGGTTTTGAGCTTCACTGTCTTAATAGGTTCAACAAAAGCATGCACATCGCGCACGCATGAATACCCCCGACACGCTGAATGTTTGTCGGTATCCACAGCAGTCAAGGAAATTTGTACACAATAAGCAGATCTCCGCACCAGAGAGGGGCGGATCTAGATGGTGCGTTGGGTGTGCGCCCGGAAGCTGCCAAGGCCGGTGGGATTTAACTAATCGCTGGATGAAAACAACCTCGTACCTCGAAACCTAATGCCTGGCGATGCCGCGAAAGGGAACGCCGAATGGCTCGCGATCTCCCGACGGGGAAGGACGGGAAAGGGACGCGCGCGTGAGAGCCGGGGGTGCTGAGAGAGGGGGGCGGGGTCGGGGCAGTTGACAGCGACGCTAGGGTGCGGGCACGGCGGCAGCTCTGGGGCGCGGTGTAGGCTACGGGGGAGCTTTAGACCGTGCCGCCGTGCTGCTAGGTCATGGACTCGGGATGGGAGAGAGAGCAAAGGTGCGGGGAAGGGGAGTACCTCTGAGGAGAGATCGAGGCCGGTACGGGCGGCTGGCGGTAGGGGTTGGAGAGCTCCGGTGGTggtcgccgccggcggcggcggatgggtTGGGGGATTAGAGGGCTGACTAGCCTTCTCCGTCCGCCTGCGTGACGCACTCACGCCCGATCGGCCTGAAAATAAAGCACGCGACCTGGTCCAAATGAGAAAAAATCCAGCCCAGgtgaagagagagaaaaaaaaactcGAGGCtcgtgaggccaactccaccgcgcgaccctatcctgtccgcccccgtccgtttggggtaaaacggacgaaTAGCACACCCCAGCGCAcggcctcaaacggacaaatgttcggattccgtccgttttcgacccatcccggcccaaacttgcgctcggtttggggtgaaacggacgcgcgAGGACGGCTTggacgcacgcccttgtccccctGCCCCGCCTGTCGGGAACACTAGCAGTCCCTTCGCTCCCAAACGCttccaccctctctctctcgcccCGCCCCACCGTcggcgccgccgctattctccggccgcctcctcaccgcgcagcctCCGGCCGTCCCTACCAAACCActtctcgacatggccgccaccacgcccgtgCTGTGGCCGTAGTTTTGGCCGTCGATCGGAGGTTTGGCCGTCGACGTCTTTGCCGGCCGCAGAGGGGACAGGACCGCCGGCGACGCAGCACGGCGTCCTCGGCAGCTCCCGACGAGAGCTCCacagcggccagtagccggccggcaaccacccctgGCGCGTCGAGGTGATCTTCGCCACCACGCCCGCAGGGTGTTCGGCattttgcccacaaaggtatggacagtgaagacgagtttttcttccatcactttctttgttcatcggacgattcgtcgtcggatgatgaagatattgtggtggctgcactggtcgttcacgaccacattcaacggcagcttcctcggtacagggggccACTCCCTGgtcgtgctcccaacctgaaccgcaacagggagagagggcacgccctgctctatgtcgattactttgccaacaccccgctcttcaagccgAATAAATTCCGTCGCTATTTTcgaatggcaaggcatgtgttcaatcgtatcgagagggagtggttgctcatgacccatacttcgagtgcaagacggatgcccttggcaagcttggattctcctcttaccagaaatgcaccgcggccatccgcatgcttgcatatggaattccaggcgatctggtggatgagtatgtgcgtatgagtgagacaacatgtctgatgtcaatgtacaagttttgccaggctgtgatcgaggtgtttggcccagagtacttgaggcagccaactgccgctgatacagagagattgttggcgaccaacgcagctagaggctttccaggcatgcttggcagcatagattgtatgcactgggagtggaagaactgtccatttccttggcagggccagtacaaagGGCATGTCAAggcgtgcactgtcatattagaagcggtggcatcacatgatctttggatatggcattctttctttggcatggcaggttctcacaatgatatcaacgtgctgcagcgttctccagtcttcgcgaggtttgcagaaggccactccccacctgtcaactttgagagcaacggccaccattacaacaagggatactatctagcagatggtatatatcctcagtggtcaacttttgtgaaaacaatctcgaaaccccaaggtgagaagagaaagagatttggccaaatgcaagagagtgttagaaaggatgtggaacgtacttttggtgtgcttcaatcgcgGTGAGGCATCGTTCGAAACCCtacactgtcatgggatgaaaggaagctttgggaggtgatgactgcttgtgtgatcatgcacaacatgatcgtcgaggacgagcgtgatgagagtatcttcgaccaaggatttgactatcaaggtgaaaatattgagcccctgcaccaagacccggccacatttgaacagtttgcTCAATTCCATcgtgagatgcgtgattggcactctcatttgaatcttcaaaatgacttggttgagcacgtgtgggatcacattggcaaccaatagatgtattggtccaTTTTATGTTtagtcaagacaatttcgatttggttgtaaaaatattttattaaagacaatttcaattgggttgtaaaactattttaattttcagacaaatatttgggtTGTAAACTAGTTTTGATGAAAATTTAGGCATTTTTGGCCCTGACGGACATGATATGACAAAAGGATGCGTCCGCGcggtgggcgcacggccaccgcatcccaggacacgtCCAGACACGACCCCAAATCGCTACCCAAAtagacagaatccggacaaaatggacgtccgtttggggtcgcgcggtggagttggcctgaggGCGTCTCCAACCCTCACCCGCAAACCGGCATCGGATGGTATAGCCGGGCATCCGACACTATCTGTATACTCCTACATTCCAAGTCGTATTTCAACATGATGCAAAATCTATCAAACACAGTGAGATTTATCAAAATTCGGATAGAAAATAGCATAAATCATtcatacttcctccgtttctaaatataagtctttttagggatttgaatatggactacatacagaggaATAcaaacgtattttagagtgtagattcactcattttgctccatatgtagtctatattagaatctctaaaaaggcttatatttatgaacggaggaagtacatgtACAAATATGAACTATTGTTGATTGTTGAAACATCTTCATATGCAAATAAGTCTAATATAACAATAGTTCATATTCAGCGAGGAATAGTTCAGATTCAACTGGATTAACCGAATGTTCCACAAGTTTTTCATGAGCGGGTCATGTCCTCCCACACACACTGCCCCTTGAGCTTCATCCAATCATATATGTGCGTAAATGGTTGCCCTCTATCTCGTGGTACATCACGACAATGCCTGGGTGGTGGACAGAGAGGTACATCATCATCGGAGGA
It encodes:
- the LOC119302093 gene encoding methyl-CpG-binding domain-containing protein 2-like — protein: MDSSKSPQPLKKSRTSLSGTDGHQFENDELPSETASDKTPGLKFGTVDKVQDEFGEDSSPLQQSAASNVSYRGSPCIGAFTIQCARCFKWRLIPTKEKYEEIREHIIQEPFDCERACEWKPDVTCDDQEDISQDGSRLWAIDKPNIAQPPAGWERQIRIRGEGGTKFADVYYTSPTSRKLRSLVEVDRYLQENPEYGAQGVTLAQFSFQIPRPLRQNYVKKRPKNASPSDEATTKPVQPVEVNPISWAAPLASEAKASEPASHADEKPVGSADVELVRKRKAEPGEANANNHVSDGPETKVEDAQNGDATTTA